The window aaaaatgctaccctttttttttcaaaactttgAGATTTATTTTCATGTGTTTGAAAAACATACTTACCCTTTTCCTTTTCCTAATTACTTGTTCTATGGCATGTTTTGGTCATCTCTCATGTATGCTTAAACTTCATTGAGTAAAATGTACTACTTAGAAGTGCGTCTTGGGAATAAGAGCATGTCCCTCCTTATTATATAAGAGCATACAGAGCCCTTTTCTTTTCATGTGATCTTGTAGTTTAACCAAGCTTAAGTCATCAAGATTTTCTAGATCCAGGAATACTTCTACCCTCGAAGAAATTTCAAGGTACCTTTTGAGTATGTCAGGATCTACCAAATTGACAGTCCACTTCTATCGCTCTGTTCCAACTGATTGGCATTAGTCCAGAGCTACGTCACTCAGTTCTTCTTCTTTCGACTACCAAGGAATCAGATCACCCTTCTACAAGGTACGGAGTTCCTAGATTAAATGGTTAAGTATGACAATGTCTAATATAAGGAATGTCAACTGGCTGAGGGAAGAGTGAAAGTTAAGGAAGATCAAGATCATTGTTACTGACTCAACAAACTTGGAACTTCTTATTTGAAATTGGTATTTTCAGATGCTGAACTTTCACTTTTTGAAGTATCGGTGAACTATTGAAAAACATGTTTAATAAGTTTAAATTGAAATAATGGTTTTACTtacaaaaatttcaattttttcctAGTACAATTCATGTCTAAACATATCTTCAGCTATATAGTGTTCAATCCCCTTAGCAgtttcaacttatttttttgtgaGAACAGCACTTCTTTATCCAATAAGAAGAAATTGGTAACAGCTatttcatatttatttatttgtcaGTGGCGTGAAAGGGTTCATCTATTTTGAAGAGATCGGCATGACAAGGTCTCTCCTTTAGAAGAATGCAATCGAATGGATTCAATGAACGATGGCGGTAGAGTGGAACATTTTTTGTAGAATATTTCAAGCCTAATGTTATATTTGAAGAGTGTTTTTGTCCCAAAATTTAGTACTCAATAATAAATCCCACAAAAGGGCAACTTTGGAATATCTAATATATTTTATCATTTAAAGTAATCTTGTTACAAAGGAAGTTAATATAAGGGTAATAAGTGAAATATTTCAAACCATAAGGGAAACAATGTTATAAGCTAAACCTTAGAGAAAGTTTGTGAAATTATCTCTAAGAAAAAGTAATCTAAATAAGGAGCACTTGCTTATATAACATTTTTATGATTCTTCAAAGGTATGATATCCTTTGTCATGTCATTAGCAGATACATCATGCAAAATGTTTTAGTGATAATCGAAATATTGAATTGTTACATCCAATacaaaatgttgtataaataaaaatcaaattatatTGATCATCAATAGAAACAGGATTGGAAAGATTTAATTGTGTGATAATGGATCTTAaccaatactccctccgtctcaccTTAAGTgtcttacttctttttttttcggTCTGTCCCAAAAGAGTATTTTTTTCTGTATTTGGTAAGTCGACAGTTCAAACATACTACATAAATAGTTTATAACCGcaagattcaaaggacattttgTACATTATATACATTAATTTAGAACACAACAatattcaaaagtctttctttatttttcataaaTCCGAGTCTATTCAAACTAAAACACTTGCATTGGGACGGATGAATTATTAATTACTTTCATTTGTCATCGTCTCATTAAAAGAAGCTTCATGTAGCTCGAGAAGTATCTAATGAGTTAATGAACAGAGAAATGTATACTTGATCAGAACAACAAATTAATTGTActttatatacacaaaacaatgaAATAGGAATTTGAAGGAAACCATGTTAACTCATATCGTCATCATTCTTCATCATTCAGAAGAAACAAAATTGTTCTATACATAAGTTTTGTGTTTCATTCCTACCTAGTTTCTTTCCTTCTTTACATATATCATTTTTCTTCATTTTGGAATTGCATTTGCATCTATCTCTGATGATTGCCTCGATATGGACATGACATTGAGTTGTTTGGGATGATAAGTTGAGATTCTATTCCCATCTTCATCATATAGAACCGTGTCGTCATCTTCATCATGATTTGGGACTTTACATTTCTCTCCTAAGATGATTTGCTTCTTCCAGATCGAGTCTTCGTGTTTCATCAACTTTGAATTAATTTTTTCATGACGATGTGTTAATGCACCCGAGAATGCCTTCATGCTCATACTTGTACTTAATTTTCTCTGTAGAGATTTTATGCTTGAATTCGACCTGGAAACTCGAGTAGGTGCCATTGAATTAGTCCTTAAATTATGAGAAGCGACTGTCCTCAGAGCTAGCGGTGGTGGCAATGGTTGTTGCAAGATATTTTCCTCACTTTTTTTATCAGTTGATAATTCCTCATTATTTGCATCTGATATTGTT is drawn from Lycium barbarum isolate Lr01 chromosome 8, ASM1917538v2, whole genome shotgun sequence and contains these coding sequences:
- the LOC132605030 gene encoding uncharacterized protein LOC132605030 — translated: MGRKIPLGEVHPNHPLIYFLFLTASIAAVIGIVSSLCGLLERIKGSPTGAEPGGIKENAVVVRTSSNEPENNATISDANNEELSTDKKSEENILQQPLPPPLALRTVASHNLRTNSMAPTRVSRSNSSIKSLQRKLSTSMSMKAFSGALTHRHEKINSKLMKHEDSIWKKQIILGEKCKVPNHDEDDDTVLYDEDGNRISTYHPKQLNVMSISRQSSEIDANAIPK